In a genomic window of Quercus lobata isolate SW786 chromosome 4, ValleyOak3.0 Primary Assembly, whole genome shotgun sequence:
- the LOC115986527 gene encoding RGG repeats nuclear RNA binding protein A-like produces MATMNPFDLLGDDDAEDPLQLIAAHQPKPAASTAAVGSQSKKPSPAQSKPAAVVAQPAAKLPSKPLPPAQAVREARSEPRGGGRGGGRGYGRGRGGGGGYNRDSANNEGSFPDSGAPAGQGAVEGGDSGRSGERRGYGGPRGPYRGGGGGGSGGGGGRRVSFSNGEAGDVERPRRAFERRSGTGRGGEVKRDGAGRGNWGTQADEVAPVAEEANETEKNVGDEKPVGEEEASDANKETPANETEEKEAEDKEMTLEEYEKVREEKRKALLTLKTEERKVDAKEFASMQQLSNKKENNDIFIKLGSEKDKRREALEKEEKAKKSVSINEFLKPTEGERHFTPGGRGRGRGRGSRGGFSGNTIISNVAAPSIEDPSQFPTLGGK; encoded by the exons atggCGACCATGAATCCCTTTGATTTGTTGGGTGACGACGACGCCGAGGACCCGTTGCAGCTGATCGCAGCTCACCAGCCTAAGCCAGCTGCCTCCACCGCCGCCGTGGGGTCGCAGTCGAAGAAGCCGTCGCCGGCTCAGTCCAAGCCGGCTGCGGTGGTGGCTCAGCCCGCTGCTAAGCTTCCCTCCAAGCCTCTCCCTCCAGCTCAAGCTG TGAGGGAGGCAAGGAGTGAGCCTCGGGGAGGTGGTCGTGGTGGTGGACGTGGTTATGGACGCGGccgtggtggtggcggtggttaCAATCGTGACTCTGCCAACAATGAGGGATCGTTCCCTGACAGTGGGGCTCCTGCCGGTCAAGGTGCCGTTGAAGGAGGGGATTCTGGGAGGTCTGGTGAGAGGCGTGGCTATGGTGGACCTCGTGGACCTTACCgtggtggcggtggcggtggcagtggcggcggcggcggtCGCCGTGTTAGTTTCAGTAATGGAGAAGCTGGTGATGTGGAACGCCCTCGAAGGGCATTTGAACGCCGTAGCGGAACTGGGCGCGG AGGTGAGGTCAAACGTGATGGAGCTGGTCGTGGGAACTGGGGAACTCAGGCTGATGAAGTTGCTCC GGTTGCTGAAGAAGCCAATGAAACTGAGAAGAATGTGGGTGATGAAAAGCCAGTGGGAGAGGAAGAGGCATCAGATGCCAACAAGGAGACTCCTGCTAATGaaactgaagaaaaagaagCCGAGGATAAG GAGATGACTCTGGAGGAGTATGAAAAGGTGCGGGAAGAGAAGAGGAAGGCCCTGCTGACACTTAAGACCGAGGAAAGAAAGGTTGATGCTAAGGAGTTTGCATCCATGCAACAGCTTTCAAACAAGAAGGAAAATAATGACATCTTTATCAAATTG GGCTCTGAAAAGGATAAGCGGCGAGAGGCTCTTGAGAAGGAAGAGAAAGCCAAAAAG TCGGTCAGCATCAATGAGTTCTTGAAGCCTACTGAAGGAGAAAGGCACTTCACCCCTGGTGGTCGTGGTCGGGGTCGTGGTCGTGGTTCAAGAGGAGGGTTCAGTGGAAACACAATAATAAGCAATGTGGCAGCCCCATCTATTGAAGATCCTAGTCAATTCCCAACCTTAGGTGGCAAGTGA